The sequence below is a genomic window from Barrientosiimonas humi.
GGGGTCGTCCATGCTGCGCCGGTAGACCTGGTCATAACCGCCCGTGCCGCTCATGACCTCATCCTGCCTGCGCGCTCACCCGCGCGCACGGCTTCGCGGGCGGCGACATACTGACCCGGTGACGACGTCGTCCCTCCGCACGGGTGAGCCCGACCTGCAGCAGGCGCAGGCCCGCACCGTCAGCACCCTGGTCGCCTCGCAGGTGCTCGGCGGCGTCGGCGTCGCGAGCGGCATCGCCGTCATGGCGCTGCTCGCGCTGCGCATCTCCGGCTCCGAGCAGGCGAGCGGCCTCGGCACCACCGCGCAGGTGCTGGGCGGGGCGCTGATCACCGTGCCGGTCGCGCGCCTGATGGCCGCGCGCGGACGCCGCCCCGGGCTGCTGCTCGGCTATGCCCTCGCCGCGATCGGGTGCGGCGTGATCGTGGCCGCCGCCTCCCTCGGGTCGTTCCCGCTGATGCTGCTCGGCAGCCTGCTGTTCGGCGGTGCGACGACGTCGAACAGCCAGGCGCGGTACGCCGGTGCCGACCTGGCCCTGCCGGCGCGCCGTGGGCGCGACCTGGCTCTGGTGGTCTGGGCGACCACCGTCGGATCGGTGCTGGGACCCAACCTGGTCGGGCCCGCCGAAGGCGTCGCGGACGCGCTCGACCTGCCGGCGCTCACCGGCAGCTTCGTCTTCGCACTCGTCGGATTCACCCTGGCCGCAACGGTTCTCGCGCTCCGGCTGCGGCCGGACCCGCTGCTGCTCGCCCGCGAGGCCGCCGCCCGCGAGGCCCCGGCCGACCCCGCGGCGCCGCTCCCGCACGGCTCGCTGCGCGACGGCCTGCGGCTGGTGCGGTCGCGCCCGCGCGCGCTGCTCGGCGTCGTCACGATGGCCCTCGGCCACGCCGTGATGATCTCGGTGATGGTGATGACCCCGCTGCACATGGACCACGGCGGGGCGTCGCTGCGCCTGGTCGGCCTGGTGATCAGCATCCACATCCTCGGGATGTACGCCTTCTCCCCCGTGACCGGCTGGTGCGTCGACCGTTTCGGCGGGCCGGTCGTGGCCATGGGTGGCGCCGGGCTGCTGATCGCCGCCTGCCTGCTCGCAGGCCTGTCCGACCAGGGCATGTCGGGCACGCTCACCGCCGGCCTGTTCCTGCTCGGGCTCGGCTGGTCGGCGACCCTGGTGTCGGGGTCGACGATGCTCACCTCGGCGCTCACTCCGGACGAGCGCCCGGCGACGCAGGGCCTGGCCGACCTGCTCATGGGGCTCGCCGGCGCCGGCTGCGGCGCGGTCGCCGGGCTGGTGCTCGAGCACGGCAGCTACGCGGTGCTGGCGTTCGGCGCGGCCGGCATCGCCGCCCTGGTCGGGCTGAGCGCGCTGCTGCTCGGCCGCGCCGGCGCCGCGCCGGTCAGCGGAGCATGATCGAGTTCTTCGCCGCCGTCGAGATCGGGTGCCCGGGGTTGGTCGAGGCATAGGTGCGCAGCTGCGACTCGGTGATCCGGTGGATGTCGTTGGTCGCCAGGGTGCTGAGCGGGTCCATCGCGAGGTAGTACGTGCCGTCCCAGCCGAGCACCGCCATCCAGTGCGACACCGGGCCGTTGGCGTGGTTGTCCCACGGCAGCTTGTACGCGTCGCCGCCCGCGATCGAGGCGCGCCCGGCGCGGGCGTCCGCGAGGGTGTCGCTGATCCCGCCCTGCCAGGTGGTGAGGCCGTACGTCGCGAACGCCTTCTGGAAGTCGGGGTACTCCGTGCCGCGGGCGTCGCGCTCGGCGGTGTTGGCCAGACCCATCGCGCGGTAGCGGAAGTCGTTGACGGCCGCGGTGCGCAGGTCCATGTTCCAGGTCCAGCCACGCGGGGTGATGCCGCGATAGATCAGCAGCGTCACCGCCGAGACCGGGCCGCAGTTGGACCACTGCGCGCGGCCGGTGTCGGCCTGGCGCAGCGGGTACATCGGCTGCGTCGACTTCGCCGCGAACAGCGTGCGCCAGGTGTAGTAGCCGACGAACGTCGCCGGGCCGATGCCGTGCCCGGCCTGGAACGCTTTGACGTACTTGGTCGTGATCGGCCCGTAGTTGGTGCTCATGTCGGGCGCGGAGGAGTCGAAGAACCGGTAGCCGTGCTTGCGCAGCAAGGTCTGGATGGCATACACGCGGTAGCTCACCGCGCCCGCGCCGGTGGACGGCGTGAGCTTCTCCAGCGTGGCCGGGTCGGCGGTGCCGGTCACGGGCAGGCCGACCTTCTGCTGGTAGGCGCGCACGGCCGAGGTGGTCGAGGAGCCGTACGTCTCCTCCCAGTTGGTCTTGAAGCCCGCCGACAGCAGGAGGTACTGCAGGGCGCGGGTGTCCCAGAACCCGGTGCCGGTGCGCAGCGTGGGGAAGCCGCCGGCGTAGTAGTTCGGGGCGCCGCTC
It includes:
- a CDS encoding peptidoglycan-binding domain-containing protein produces the protein MSDRALIPSASRRALLLGTVAGAGSLALGVGPAAATGAPALLTGSGGDGGPAPKRRDDRGFPLPDDPDAVPNSKGRAGSGKEQTQRSARGKGSDDGSRTAMSLSGAPNYYAGGFPTLRTGTGFWDTRALQYLLLSAGFKTNWEETYGSSTTSAVRAYQQKVGLPVTGTADPATLEKLTPSTGAGAVSYRVYAIQTLLRKHGYRFFDSSAPDMSTNYGPITTKYVKAFQAGHGIGPATFVGYYTWRTLFAAKSTQPMYPLRQADTGRAQWSNCGPVSAVTLLIYRGITPRGWTWNMDLRTAAVNDFRYRAMGLANTAERDARGTEYPDFQKAFATYGLTTWQGGISDTLADARAGRASIAGGDAYKLPWDNHANGPVSHWMAVLGWDGTYYLAMDPLSTLATNDIHRITESQLRTYASTNPGHPISTAAKNSIMLR
- a CDS encoding MFS transporter, whose product is MTTSSLRTGEPDLQQAQARTVSTLVASQVLGGVGVASGIAVMALLALRISGSEQASGLGTTAQVLGGALITVPVARLMAARGRRPGLLLGYALAAIGCGVIVAAASLGSFPLMLLGSLLFGGATTSNSQARYAGADLALPARRGRDLALVVWATTVGSVLGPNLVGPAEGVADALDLPALTGSFVFALVGFTLAATVLALRLRPDPLLLAREAAAREAPADPAAPLPHGSLRDGLRLVRSRPRALLGVVTMALGHAVMISVMVMTPLHMDHGGASLRLVGLVISIHILGMYAFSPVTGWCVDRFGGPVVAMGGAGLLIAACLLAGLSDQGMSGTLTAGLFLLGLGWSATLVSGSTMLTSALTPDERPATQGLADLLMGLAGAGCGAVAGLVLEHGSYAVLAFGAAGIAALVGLSALLLGRAGAAPVSGA